In one window of Euwallacea fornicatus isolate EFF26 chromosome 19, ASM4011564v1, whole genome shotgun sequence DNA:
- the LOC136345325 gene encoding uncharacterized protein isoform X1, producing MNKNSEKKGVRYLINWETQPQNLVKNICSLMEHQNLVDVLVCCGNNSIQAHKFVLAANSPLFREEFEKNPSIQQVIINGCNFAVLKSVVEIMYCGQTIINDDNVKFLVAIVKLFQMRHLDSIFNDYTRASDDIYLPKPQFLTSKTKYPSFSSTQTNLNQLSSGKTQSAAIAASVASPPTIQSTFTSNGSQVAVVTLPALSHPTGSDLKALDFNVPLTEPVAPLSFKAYQRGKRTLKQQAEQACVKEAQASRLALACLQKEIAAAPQVNTFIIEDTCTETTVENFIPHADTVSYPEDLNYDNLMDQNLENVMFLPVPVSQTSNDTSGLITRMPKQENQLEKLTFTCDKLKYILGANMSSHVEIMYKDAEGKFLPANEEILQSLFNKESLQYQVVDKEGRVSDLQDINKIDNFLHATSGDLMEVTKPIFEVSNYLNEAESTLYIKDNLCSMISNTGQITAIPNLANCSNSTMKLPILEEDKPELEGERKFLSDTFVPDITSPEVHNEVTLVQDD from the exons ATGAATAAAAACTCTGAAAAAAAGGGAGTTCGGTATCTAATAAACTGGGAAACACAGCCTCAGAACCTAGTAAAAAATATCTGCTCTCTAATGGAACATCAAAATTTGGTGGATGTACTGGTGTGTTGTGGTAACAATAGTATTCAGGCTCACAAGTTTGTATTGGCAGCTAATAGTCCCCTGTTTAGG GAAGAATTTGAGAAAAACCCTTCCATACAACAAGTCATAATTAATGGTTGCAATTTTGCAGTTTTAAAAAGTGTGGTAGAAATAATGTATTGTGGCCAAACCATAATCAATGACGATAATGTTAAATTCCTTGTAGCCATagtgaaattatttcaaatgagaCATTTAGACAGCATCTTTAATGACTACACAAGAGCAA GTGATGACATTTACCTGCCCAAACCTCAATTTCTTACCAGTAAAACCAAATATCCATCATTTTCATCAACCCAAACCAACCTGAACCAACTGTCTTCTGGAAAAACTCAAAGTGCTGCAATTGCGGCTAGTGTTGCTTCTCCTCCAACTATTCAATCAACTTTTACAAGCAATGGTTCTCAAGTAGCTGTGGTCACTTTACCTGCTCTTTCCCACCCTACTGGTTCAGATTTAAAAGCTTTGGATTTTAATGTACCTTTAACAGAACCTGTTGCTCCTTTGAGTTTTAAAGCTTACCAAAGGGGTAAAAGGACTTTAAAACAACAG GCAGAACAGGCCTGCGTTAAGGAAGCTCAAGCTTCCAGGTTAGCCTTGGCATGTTTGCAAAAGGAAATTGCTGCTGCTCCACAG GTCAatacttttattattgaagACACTTGCACTGAAACGACGGTAGAAAATTTCATACCCCATGCCGACACAGTCTCTTACCCTGAAGATTTAAATTATGATAACTTAATGGATCAAAATTTGGAGAATGTCATGTTTTTACCCGTTCCAGTTAGTCAAACCTCTAATGATACCTCAG GTTTAATTACCCGTATGccaaaacaagaaaatcaacTTGAAAAGCTTACCTTTACATGTGATAAACTGAAGTACATTTTGGGTGCCAATATGTCCTCTCACGTAGAGATAATGTATAAAGATGCAGAAGGCAAGTTTTTGCCTGccaatgaagaaattttacaGAGTCTTTTCAATAAAGAAA GTCTTCAGTATCAAGTGGTGGACAAAGAAGGACGTGTGAGCGATCTACAGGATATCAACaaaatcgataattttttacatgCGACAAGTGGTGATTTAATGGAGGTTACTAAACCAATATTCGAAGTTAGCAACTATTTAAATGAAGCTGAGAGTACTTTATACATTAAg GATAACTTGTGCTCGATGATTTCTAATACGGGTCAAATTACCGCAATCCCCAATCTAGCGAATTGCTCCAATTCCACAATGAAGTTGCCCATTTTGGAGGAAGATAAACCGGAGCTTGAAGGAGAACGAAAGTTCCTATCCGACACCTTTGTTCCTGATATAACTTCCCCGGAAGTTCATAATGAAGTTACTTTAGTCCAAGACGATTGa
- the LOC136345325 gene encoding uncharacterized protein isoform X4, which translates to MNKNSEKKGVRYLINWETQPQNLVKNICSLMEHQNLVDVLVCCGNNSIQAHKFVLAANSPLFREEFEKNPSIQQVIINGCNFAVLKSVVEIMYCGQTIINDDNVKFLVAIVKLFQMRHLDSIFNDYTRASDDIYLPKPQFLTSKTKYPSFSSTQTNLNQLSSGKTQSAAIAASVASPPTIQSTFTSNGSQVAVVTLPALSHPTGSDLKALDFNVPLTEPVAPLSFKAYQRGKRTLKQQVNTFIIEDTCTETTVENFIPHADTVSYPEDLNYDNLMDQNLENVMFLPVPVSQTSNDTSGLITRMPKQENQLEKLTFTCDKLKYILGANMSSHVEIMYKDAEGKFLPANEEILQSLFNKESLQYQVVDKEGRVSDLQDINKIDNFLHATSGDLMEVTKPIFEVSNYLNEAESTLYIKDNLCSMISNTGQITAIPNLANCSNSTMKLPILEEDKPELEGERKFLSDTFVPDITSPEVHNEVTLVQDD; encoded by the exons ATGAATAAAAACTCTGAAAAAAAGGGAGTTCGGTATCTAATAAACTGGGAAACACAGCCTCAGAACCTAGTAAAAAATATCTGCTCTCTAATGGAACATCAAAATTTGGTGGATGTACTGGTGTGTTGTGGTAACAATAGTATTCAGGCTCACAAGTTTGTATTGGCAGCTAATAGTCCCCTGTTTAGG GAAGAATTTGAGAAAAACCCTTCCATACAACAAGTCATAATTAATGGTTGCAATTTTGCAGTTTTAAAAAGTGTGGTAGAAATAATGTATTGTGGCCAAACCATAATCAATGACGATAATGTTAAATTCCTTGTAGCCATagtgaaattatttcaaatgagaCATTTAGACAGCATCTTTAATGACTACACAAGAGCAA GTGATGACATTTACCTGCCCAAACCTCAATTTCTTACCAGTAAAACCAAATATCCATCATTTTCATCAACCCAAACCAACCTGAACCAACTGTCTTCTGGAAAAACTCAAAGTGCTGCAATTGCGGCTAGTGTTGCTTCTCCTCCAACTATTCAATCAACTTTTACAAGCAATGGTTCTCAAGTAGCTGTGGTCACTTTACCTGCTCTTTCCCACCCTACTGGTTCAGATTTAAAAGCTTTGGATTTTAATGTACCTTTAACAGAACCTGTTGCTCCTTTGAGTTTTAAAGCTTACCAAAGGGGTAAAAGGACTTTAAAACAACAG GTCAatacttttattattgaagACACTTGCACTGAAACGACGGTAGAAAATTTCATACCCCATGCCGACACAGTCTCTTACCCTGAAGATTTAAATTATGATAACTTAATGGATCAAAATTTGGAGAATGTCATGTTTTTACCCGTTCCAGTTAGTCAAACCTCTAATGATACCTCAG GTTTAATTACCCGTATGccaaaacaagaaaatcaacTTGAAAAGCTTACCTTTACATGTGATAAACTGAAGTACATTTTGGGTGCCAATATGTCCTCTCACGTAGAGATAATGTATAAAGATGCAGAAGGCAAGTTTTTGCCTGccaatgaagaaattttacaGAGTCTTTTCAATAAAGAAA GTCTTCAGTATCAAGTGGTGGACAAAGAAGGACGTGTGAGCGATCTACAGGATATCAACaaaatcgataattttttacatgCGACAAGTGGTGATTTAATGGAGGTTACTAAACCAATATTCGAAGTTAGCAACTATTTAAATGAAGCTGAGAGTACTTTATACATTAAg GATAACTTGTGCTCGATGATTTCTAATACGGGTCAAATTACCGCAATCCCCAATCTAGCGAATTGCTCCAATTCCACAATGAAGTTGCCCATTTTGGAGGAAGATAAACCGGAGCTTGAAGGAGAACGAAAGTTCCTATCCGACACCTTTGTTCCTGATATAACTTCCCCGGAAGTTCATAATGAAGTTACTTTAGTCCAAGACGATTGa
- the LOC136345325 gene encoding uncharacterized protein isoform X5, which translates to MRHLDSIFNDYTRASDDIYLPKPQFLTSKTKYPSFSSTQTNLNQLSSGKTQSAAIAASVASPPTIQSTFTSNGSQVAVVTLPALSHPTGSDLKALDFNVPLTEPVAPLSFKAYQRGKRTLKQQAEQACVKEAQASRLALACLQKEIAAAPQVNTFIIEDTCTETTVENFIPHADTVSYPEDLNYDNLMDQNLENVMFLPVPVSQTSNDTSGLITRMPKQENQLEKLTFTCDKLKYILGANMSSHVEIMYKDAEGKFLPANEEILQSLFNKESLQYQVVDKEGRVSDLQDINKIDNFLHATSGDLMEVTKPIFEVSNYLNEAESTLYIKDNLCSMISNTGQITAIPNLANCSNSTMKLPILEEDKPELEGERKFLSDTFVPDITSPEVHNEVTLVQDD; encoded by the exons atgagaCATTTAGACAGCATCTTTAATGACTACACAAGAGCAA GTGATGACATTTACCTGCCCAAACCTCAATTTCTTACCAGTAAAACCAAATATCCATCATTTTCATCAACCCAAACCAACCTGAACCAACTGTCTTCTGGAAAAACTCAAAGTGCTGCAATTGCGGCTAGTGTTGCTTCTCCTCCAACTATTCAATCAACTTTTACAAGCAATGGTTCTCAAGTAGCTGTGGTCACTTTACCTGCTCTTTCCCACCCTACTGGTTCAGATTTAAAAGCTTTGGATTTTAATGTACCTTTAACAGAACCTGTTGCTCCTTTGAGTTTTAAAGCTTACCAAAGGGGTAAAAGGACTTTAAAACAACAG GCAGAACAGGCCTGCGTTAAGGAAGCTCAAGCTTCCAGGTTAGCCTTGGCATGTTTGCAAAAGGAAATTGCTGCTGCTCCACAG GTCAatacttttattattgaagACACTTGCACTGAAACGACGGTAGAAAATTTCATACCCCATGCCGACACAGTCTCTTACCCTGAAGATTTAAATTATGATAACTTAATGGATCAAAATTTGGAGAATGTCATGTTTTTACCCGTTCCAGTTAGTCAAACCTCTAATGATACCTCAG GTTTAATTACCCGTATGccaaaacaagaaaatcaacTTGAAAAGCTTACCTTTACATGTGATAAACTGAAGTACATTTTGGGTGCCAATATGTCCTCTCACGTAGAGATAATGTATAAAGATGCAGAAGGCAAGTTTTTGCCTGccaatgaagaaattttacaGAGTCTTTTCAATAAAGAAA GTCTTCAGTATCAAGTGGTGGACAAAGAAGGACGTGTGAGCGATCTACAGGATATCAACaaaatcgataattttttacatgCGACAAGTGGTGATTTAATGGAGGTTACTAAACCAATATTCGAAGTTAGCAACTATTTAAATGAAGCTGAGAGTACTTTATACATTAAg GATAACTTGTGCTCGATGATTTCTAATACGGGTCAAATTACCGCAATCCCCAATCTAGCGAATTGCTCCAATTCCACAATGAAGTTGCCCATTTTGGAGGAAGATAAACCGGAGCTTGAAGGAGAACGAAAGTTCCTATCCGACACCTTTGTTCCTGATATAACTTCCCCGGAAGTTCATAATGAAGTTACTTTAGTCCAAGACGATTGa
- the LOC136345325 gene encoding uncharacterized protein isoform X3 has product MNKNSEKKGVRYLINWETQPQNLVKNICSLMEHQNLVDVLVCCGNNSIQAHKFVLAANSPLFREEFEKNPSIQQVIINGCNFAVLKSVVEIMYCGQTIINDDNVKFLVAIVKLFQMRHLDSIFNDYTRASDDIYLPKPQFLTSKTKYPSFSSTQTNLNQLSSGKTQSAAIAASVASPPTIQSTFTSNGSQVAVVTLPALSHPTGSDLKALDFNVPLTEPVAPLSFKAYQRGKRTLKQQAEQACVKEAQASRLALACLQKEIAAAPQVNTFIIEDTCTETTVENFIPHADTVSYPEDLNYDNLMDQNLENVMFLPVPVSQTSNDTSGLITRMPKQENQLEKLTFTCDKLKYILGANMSSHVEIMYKDAEGKFLPANEEILQSLFNKESLQYQVVDKEGRVSDLQDINKIDNFLHATSGDLMEDNLCSMISNTGQITAIPNLANCSNSTMKLPILEEDKPELEGERKFLSDTFVPDITSPEVHNEVTLVQDD; this is encoded by the exons ATGAATAAAAACTCTGAAAAAAAGGGAGTTCGGTATCTAATAAACTGGGAAACACAGCCTCAGAACCTAGTAAAAAATATCTGCTCTCTAATGGAACATCAAAATTTGGTGGATGTACTGGTGTGTTGTGGTAACAATAGTATTCAGGCTCACAAGTTTGTATTGGCAGCTAATAGTCCCCTGTTTAGG GAAGAATTTGAGAAAAACCCTTCCATACAACAAGTCATAATTAATGGTTGCAATTTTGCAGTTTTAAAAAGTGTGGTAGAAATAATGTATTGTGGCCAAACCATAATCAATGACGATAATGTTAAATTCCTTGTAGCCATagtgaaattatttcaaatgagaCATTTAGACAGCATCTTTAATGACTACACAAGAGCAA GTGATGACATTTACCTGCCCAAACCTCAATTTCTTACCAGTAAAACCAAATATCCATCATTTTCATCAACCCAAACCAACCTGAACCAACTGTCTTCTGGAAAAACTCAAAGTGCTGCAATTGCGGCTAGTGTTGCTTCTCCTCCAACTATTCAATCAACTTTTACAAGCAATGGTTCTCAAGTAGCTGTGGTCACTTTACCTGCTCTTTCCCACCCTACTGGTTCAGATTTAAAAGCTTTGGATTTTAATGTACCTTTAACAGAACCTGTTGCTCCTTTGAGTTTTAAAGCTTACCAAAGGGGTAAAAGGACTTTAAAACAACAG GCAGAACAGGCCTGCGTTAAGGAAGCTCAAGCTTCCAGGTTAGCCTTGGCATGTTTGCAAAAGGAAATTGCTGCTGCTCCACAG GTCAatacttttattattgaagACACTTGCACTGAAACGACGGTAGAAAATTTCATACCCCATGCCGACACAGTCTCTTACCCTGAAGATTTAAATTATGATAACTTAATGGATCAAAATTTGGAGAATGTCATGTTTTTACCCGTTCCAGTTAGTCAAACCTCTAATGATACCTCAG GTTTAATTACCCGTATGccaaaacaagaaaatcaacTTGAAAAGCTTACCTTTACATGTGATAAACTGAAGTACATTTTGGGTGCCAATATGTCCTCTCACGTAGAGATAATGTATAAAGATGCAGAAGGCAAGTTTTTGCCTGccaatgaagaaattttacaGAGTCTTTTCAATAAAGAAA GTCTTCAGTATCAAGTGGTGGACAAAGAAGGACGTGTGAGCGATCTACAGGATATCAACaaaatcgataattttttacatgCGACAAGTGGTGATTTAATGGAG GATAACTTGTGCTCGATGATTTCTAATACGGGTCAAATTACCGCAATCCCCAATCTAGCGAATTGCTCCAATTCCACAATGAAGTTGCCCATTTTGGAGGAAGATAAACCGGAGCTTGAAGGAGAACGAAAGTTCCTATCCGACACCTTTGTTCCTGATATAACTTCCCCGGAAGTTCATAATGAAGTTACTTTAGTCCAAGACGATTGa
- the spn-F gene encoding protein spindle-F: MDEGLQGPQYAIQIAVHTLRDRCKHLQQHVALLEEENINLRVKCSQRQEIKHSLTELDHLRAQVAELTQQKEQLQSKLKLVSNENQDLWTMLSKTTRDNQSLGSQLTKISNTLTQHSATPSAPQHNLIRSKTFTKSELHTKVQKNLEENDKISLELEDVSLKLSDSFSKQKKELDLLCSEISEMTFSNDALTTDKCALIYDEDFDSDTFYEVQTFGEELKELKDTVLHQRTLLELSLKNINLMKDKMRCKACQSKKLKVEKSTSTVDLLKKSYENKCTETDVFMDNSPVTKQVLPARNNQFSGCSDDGDKICPICAVVFPRDAEFVIFVKHVEEHFVPNMESFEML; the protein is encoded by the exons ATGGATGAAGGACTGCAAGGCCCTCAATATGCCATACAAATTGCAGTTCATACACTGCGAGATAGGTGCAAGCACCTGCAACAACATGTCGCCTtattagaagaagaaaatatcaACTTGAGAGTAAAGTGCAGTCAGCGTCAAGAGATCAAGCATTCTTTAACTGAGTTGGACCATCTTCGAGCTCAA GTTGCAGAGTTGACACAACAAAAAGAACAACTACAAAGTAAACTTAAACTGGTGTCTAATGAAAATCAGGATTTATGGACTATGTTAAGCAAAACAACAAGGGATAACCAATCTTTAGGTAGTCAATTGACAAAGATTAGTAATACCTTAACTCAG CATTCAGCTACTCCAAGTGCCCCTCAACACAATCTTATCAGGTCCAAAACATTTACTAAATCAGAGTTGCATacaaaagtgcaaaaaaatttagaagaaaatgataaaattagtCTAGAGTTAGAGGATGTTTCATTGAAGCTCTCTGATAGCTTCTCTAAACAGAAGAAGGAATTGG ATTTGCTGTGTTCCGAAATTTCGGAGATGACTTTTTCGAATGATGCATTAACCACTGATAAATGTGCGCTCATATATGATGAAGATTTTGATAGTGATACTTTTTATGAGGTACAGACCTTTGGGGAGGAATTAAAGGAGCTAAAAGATACAGTTCTCCATCAGCGCACACTTTTAGAACTCAgccttaaaaatattaatttaatgaaag aCAAGATGCGCTGCAAGGCTTGCCAATCGAAGAAACTGAAAGTAGAGAAAAGTACTTCCACAGTTGATCTGttgaaaaaatcatatgaGAACAAATGTACCGAAACAGACGTATTTATGGACAATTCGCCAGTAACAAAACAAGTTTTACCTGCgagaaataatcaatttagCGGTTGTTCAGATGACGGTGACAAAATTTGCCCCATTTGTGCTGTAGTTTTCCCTAGAGATGCTGAATTTgtgatatttgttaaacatgtAGAGGAACATTTCGTTCCAAATATGGAGAGCTTTGAAATGTTATAG
- the LOC136345361 gene encoding uncharacterized protein, with protein sequence MSPNIWLWNKSLKSFTDLRLQSALLEARNSNNLFYDSIKNSVIQVLVHGIISREYRSNITKVYFDNGRDMIKRREADVFLAALVYTKNTTKMRFSQPFIRTWYHLYFKLPEGKPADYLHFKAINLKLWIYILSLFALITVCLWITTFTLNKTVPGLDRLSSIFTYFLGVISAFLNTGYDLRLRSFTARLLILLALIFGVLCYYALSASLVASLAVMDRKMPFTDLTQLRNQKTFSLCLRNITFVYDNFTDLNRKLLPQWVNVANTEYCPRDMVNWKTISAAICQDNVAVLENRIIMAWALQNVECEVAMLPQRYFDVGNFIVFSESFKNTKAIAVM encoded by the exons ATGAGCCCTAATATTTGGCTCTGGAACAAATCCTTAAAGAGCTTCACCGACCTGAGGCTACAATCAGCACTGTTAGAAGCCAGAAACTCGAATAATCTGTTTTACGACTCTATCAAAAACTCAGTTATTCAAGTTCTTGTCCACGGT ATAATATCCCGAGAGTACAGATCCAACATCACAAAAGTGTACTTTGACAATGGCAGAGACATGATAAAAAGAAGAGAAGCAGACGTGTTTCTGGCTGCCCTGGTTTACACGAAGAATACGACGAAAATGAGATTTTCTCAACCTTTCATCCGCACCTg GTACCATTTATACTTTAAACTACCGGAAGGAAAGCCCGCGGACTATTTGCACTTTAAGGCCATAAATCTCAAACTATGGATATACATTTTATCTCTATTTGCCCTTATAACTGTTTGTCTTTGGATAACTACCTTCACCCTTAATAAAACAGTTCCAGGTCTGGATAGGCTTTCATCCATATTTACGTATTTCCTCGGCGTCATTTCTGCCTTCCTCAATACCG GGTACGATCTGAGGCTTCGCAGCTTCACCGCACGATTGCTGATTCTTCTGGCTCTGATTTTCGGGGTGCTCTGCTATTACGCGCTGAGCGCTAGTTTAGTAGCTAGCTTGGCAGTTATGGACCGAAAAATGCCCTTTACGGATTTAACCCAGTTAAGGAATCAGAAAACATTCTCTTTGTGCTTGAGAAACATCACCTTTGTTTACGATAATTTTACT GATCTCAACCGTAAACTGTTGCCTCAATGGGTCAATGTGGCCAATACCGAATACTGTCCGAGGGACATGGTTAATTGGAAAACCATATCAGCGGCTATTTGCCAGGATAATGTAGCCGTCCTCGAAAACAGAATTATAATGGCTTGGGCCTTGCAAAACGTGGAATGCGAAGTTGCTATGTTGCCCCAAAGGTACTTTGATGTGGGCAATTTCATAGTGTTTTCCGAATCCTTTAAAAACACAAAGGCTATTGCTGTAATGTAA
- the LOC136345325 gene encoding uncharacterized protein isoform X2, producing MNKNSEKKGVRYLINWETQPQNLVKNICSLMEHQNLVDVLVCCGNNSIQAHKFVLAANSPLFREEFEKNPSIQQVIINGCNFAVLKSVVEIMYCGQTIINDDNVKFLVAIVKLFQMRHLDSIFNDYTRASDDIYLPKPQFLTSKTKYPSFSSTQTNLNQLSSGKTQSAAIAASVASPPTIQSTFTSNGSQVAVVTLPALSHPTGSDLKALDFNVPLTEPVAPLSFKAYQRGKRTLKQQAEQACVKEAQASRLALACLQKEIAAAPQVNTFIIEDTCTETTVENFIPHADTVSYPEDLNYDNLMDQNLENVMFLPVPVSQTSNDTSGLITRMPKQENQLEKLTFTCDKLKYILGANMSSHVEIMYKDAEGKFLPANEEILQSLFNKESLQYQVVDKEGRVSDLQDINKIDNFLHATSGDLMEVTKPIFEDNLCSMISNTGQITAIPNLANCSNSTMKLPILEEDKPELEGERKFLSDTFVPDITSPEVHNEVTLVQDD from the exons ATGAATAAAAACTCTGAAAAAAAGGGAGTTCGGTATCTAATAAACTGGGAAACACAGCCTCAGAACCTAGTAAAAAATATCTGCTCTCTAATGGAACATCAAAATTTGGTGGATGTACTGGTGTGTTGTGGTAACAATAGTATTCAGGCTCACAAGTTTGTATTGGCAGCTAATAGTCCCCTGTTTAGG GAAGAATTTGAGAAAAACCCTTCCATACAACAAGTCATAATTAATGGTTGCAATTTTGCAGTTTTAAAAAGTGTGGTAGAAATAATGTATTGTGGCCAAACCATAATCAATGACGATAATGTTAAATTCCTTGTAGCCATagtgaaattatttcaaatgagaCATTTAGACAGCATCTTTAATGACTACACAAGAGCAA GTGATGACATTTACCTGCCCAAACCTCAATTTCTTACCAGTAAAACCAAATATCCATCATTTTCATCAACCCAAACCAACCTGAACCAACTGTCTTCTGGAAAAACTCAAAGTGCTGCAATTGCGGCTAGTGTTGCTTCTCCTCCAACTATTCAATCAACTTTTACAAGCAATGGTTCTCAAGTAGCTGTGGTCACTTTACCTGCTCTTTCCCACCCTACTGGTTCAGATTTAAAAGCTTTGGATTTTAATGTACCTTTAACAGAACCTGTTGCTCCTTTGAGTTTTAAAGCTTACCAAAGGGGTAAAAGGACTTTAAAACAACAG GCAGAACAGGCCTGCGTTAAGGAAGCTCAAGCTTCCAGGTTAGCCTTGGCATGTTTGCAAAAGGAAATTGCTGCTGCTCCACAG GTCAatacttttattattgaagACACTTGCACTGAAACGACGGTAGAAAATTTCATACCCCATGCCGACACAGTCTCTTACCCTGAAGATTTAAATTATGATAACTTAATGGATCAAAATTTGGAGAATGTCATGTTTTTACCCGTTCCAGTTAGTCAAACCTCTAATGATACCTCAG GTTTAATTACCCGTATGccaaaacaagaaaatcaacTTGAAAAGCTTACCTTTACATGTGATAAACTGAAGTACATTTTGGGTGCCAATATGTCCTCTCACGTAGAGATAATGTATAAAGATGCAGAAGGCAAGTTTTTGCCTGccaatgaagaaattttacaGAGTCTTTTCAATAAAGAAA GTCTTCAGTATCAAGTGGTGGACAAAGAAGGACGTGTGAGCGATCTACAGGATATCAACaaaatcgataattttttacatgCGACAAGTGGTGATTTAATGGAGGTTACTAAACCAATATTCGAA GATAACTTGTGCTCGATGATTTCTAATACGGGTCAAATTACCGCAATCCCCAATCTAGCGAATTGCTCCAATTCCACAATGAAGTTGCCCATTTTGGAGGAAGATAAACCGGAGCTTGAAGGAGAACGAAAGTTCCTATCCGACACCTTTGTTCCTGATATAACTTCCCCGGAAGTTCATAATGAAGTTACTTTAGTCCAAGACGATTGa